The segment TCGAGTAAACATGAATGGGCGAAAAACTGCAATCCCCTTCACTGATGCAGAAGGTCTCGCATTGAGCCTAACCCCTTGGGTACTCAATGGATAAAAAAGTTGAGTGGATTTGTGTGTATTAGGGCGATTGGCAACGGATGCCAATCGGGTAGCTATTTATTTTTGGATTTGGCGAGTCTTTTTTTGGTCTCTCGAATCCTGCGTCTGTTGATCAGCACCATGAGGATGATCAGCAGGAAGAACACCGCACCGACATAGCGGATGTCCATGATTTTGCGGATGGTGTCCAGAGTGGTTTCCGGTTGGTTGATGACCTGTGGTTTGCCGGACTGCTCGGCTGGAGTAATGCCAAAACGCTTGAGGGCGTTGTGGTCGAATTGTATCCGCACGGCTGTGTTGGGGCTGGTGTCGATCTTGCGGATATATTGTCCGCGCCAGTGCCCCAGAAGCAACCATGCAGATCGCTTCCCTTGTTCGCTCCAGGAGGACAGGTAGCCTCCCAATACCCCCGTGCCCATGAACTGCGCGCGAGAGGTGTAGATGGGCACCTTGCAGGTGTAGGCCAGTCGGCGCATGTCTCGGTAGGACAAATCCAGTCCGTTATCTTGGGTGCGGGCATAGTCCGCCAGATATACCACGTCTTTGGCACCGGCACCGGAGAGGGCGATCTCCATGCCGTTGAGATCGGTATTGGGGATGAATCTGATTTTGTATTGCTCGGAGAGATTCCCCAGTTCAAGGCTCAGGGCAGTTCCCACTTCCGGGGCTCCCGTGGCAGGTCGGTTGATGACCAGAATTCGTTTGGTGCCTGGGTGATGTTTGAGGGCCATGCGCAAGGTCAGAGCATGGGGCGGTTCGTCGGTCACGATATGGATTCCGCTCATATCTTCGGGCAGGCTGCCTGAGATGTCGATGCCCGCTGCAATGAGCACGGTGTCCGGGAAGAGCCTGCTTTTCAAGCGCGCGGCCATGTTCAGTGCGGGGATGCCCGAGGTGATGATGCCGTCGAACTGTGCGCCTTGGTATTTGATGGTCAACAATTCTTCCAGCAGTTCCAGATAGCGGGCCGAGGCATTACCGCCCATATCCATATGCTCAACGCGCCGCAGGACGCGGAAGTCGTTTTTGTTCAGGACGAAACTCAGGCCCTGGTTGACCCCTTCCACGCTTGCGCTGCCCTGACCTTGGGAATGCAGGATCAGCAGATGTTTGTAATCGGGCGTGACCAGGGTCTTGTAGCTGGTTTGGGCCAGGGCGGGCGTGGCGCTGAAGAACAGGGAGAGGAGCAAAAGCGGCCATATCAGGAGAATGTCTGCTCGGACTCCATGGCGGTGTGCGATGCTGATGTGTTTGGTCTGGCGTGAGTTCATCCTGGTGGCTTCCTTTGGGGACTGCATTATCTTGATATTGAAGCACAAAATATGGCGTGGGCCAACGAGAAAGTTGCTCGAAAATGGATGAGGAACGGTGTCGCTCGTTGAGACTGTTTCCTCGTTGTGTTTTGGGGTAAGGTTTTGCAAATGTCTGGAGGACGTATGAGGCGTGAGATCAAACAGATTTTCGAGGGAGAGCCAGTGACCGAAGGGGCCGGGGTTCGTCTGCGCAGGGTTTTTGGCTATTACGAGGCCTCCCTGTTCGACCCCTTTCTGATGATGGACGATTTCCGAGCCGAGAAACCCGAGGACTACATCAAAGGATTTCCCTGGCATCCGCACCGTGGCATCGAGACCATCACCTATGTCCTTGGAGGCGAGGTGGAGCATGGTGACAGCCTTGGCAACAAGGGAACAATTGGCACTGGTGATGTGCAGTGGATGACGGCGGGCAGCGGCATCATTCATCAGGAGATGCCCAAGGGCGACGAGAGTGGCGCCATGCTCGGGTTTCAGCTTTGGGCCAATTTGCCCGCTGTCGACAAGATGATGGCCCCCCGGTATCGGGGCATCACGGCAGTGGAGATTCCCGAGGTGGTCCAGACCGATGGCACCGTCATCAAGGTCATTGCCGGAAACGTTGATGGGGTTGGTGGTCCGGTCGCAGATGTCGTCATTGACCCTGAGTATCTTGATTGCACTGTGCCCACCGGAGTCGAGTTTGTGCATTCCGTGCCGCGGGGGCACACCGCCTTCGTCTATGTCATTGGTGGACAAGGCAGTGTCAATGGCTCTCCGGTGAAGAACCGGATGCTGGTCCTGTTTGATGATGGTGATGAGTTGGCATTATCTGCCGCTGACGACTCGTTGCGGTTCCTGCTGGTGTCGGGCAAACCGTTGAAAGAACCCATCGCCTGGCGTGGTCCTATTGTCATGAACACACAGCAGGAATTGGAGTTGGCCTTTCGGGAATTTCAGGAAGGGACTTTCGTCAAACACGGCTGAAGTCGGATGTGCAGTGAAGTTGCGCTGTGCAGCTATGAGCAAGAGGTCATAAAGAACGCGGCAAAGAAAAAGGCTCCTGGATTTCTCCAGGAGCCTATTATTATCGTGGTGGGCCCGGCAGGATTCGAACCTGCGACCTACTGGTTCGTAGCCAGGCACTCTATCCAGCTGAGCTACGGGCCCACGTCGTCGAGGGATTGGTTTCTATGCAACCAGCCCCTGTTCGTCAAGCACAGATGAGGCTAATTATGTGGATTTCATAATGGGGGGCAGGAGTTGTGGGTTCGCTCGTATTCCGGGAATGAAACAAGAAAGGCTCCCGGATTTCTCCAGGAGCCTATTATTATCGTGGTGGGCCCGGCAGGATTCGAACCTGCGACCTACTGGTTCGTAGCCAGGCACTCTATCCAGCTGAGCTACGGGCCCACGTCGTCGAGGAGTTGGTTTCTATGCAAACAGCCCCTGTTCGTCAAGCGGTTTTTGAGAAAAACGCAAATTTCCTTGGGGCGGTCGGTTGCCATCAGGGGCTGGCTGCCGTATTCGATGCCCACCCGGCAACAACTCCGGGGAGATACCTTATGGAAAATCATAAACGGATCATATCTGAGCTCTACTCACCCGACCCTGGTGGTCCGACGCTGGATGGCAAGATTGCCGAGGTCGTGGCATGTGTTGATTCCGCTATTGCTGCAGTGGGGCCGGATGGTCTGGCTGTGGCCTGGACTGGGGGCAAGGACTCAACTCTTGTGCTGCATCTGGTGCGTGAACGGCTGGCTGAGCTGGCTCCGGGCGCGTCGCTGCGGGCCATCTCCATTGATACGGGCTGCAAGTTTCCGCAGGTGGTTGCCTTTCGTGACGCCTTGGCCCGTGAGTGGGATGTGCAGTTGACCATCGCCCGGCCCGAGGTGGATATGGCAGGCTATCCAGTTGCCCATGACAAGGCAGCCTGCTGCCATGATTTGAAGGTTCTGCCTCTGAATCGAGCCATCAAGGAGACCGGAATACAGTTGCTCCTGACCGGTATTCGAGCGGACGAGCATCCTTCCCGAGCCATGCGCCCGGCGGTGGAGGCCGTTGCCGAGCCTGCTCATTTGCGCCTGCATCCTCTTCTGCATTTCAGCGAGATGGACGTCTGGTCCTTTATCATGGATCGTGGTCTTCCGGTTTGCCCTTTGTATCAGCAGGGTTATCGCTCACTGGGGTGCATGCCCTGTACAGTTCTTCCCGGAACAGGGCAGGGCGAGCGCTCCGGGCGCGACCAGGACAAGGAATCCATGATGGATACGCTGCACAGTCTCGGCTATTTCTAGAACAGCTCTCAGGGCTGCAATTTCTTAGTGTTCTCTTGTTTAAAGCGCCTTTGGGGCCTTCTGTGCCCTTGGCTTGAGTGGCGAAATGGGATAACTAATCCTCTCTTTAGTAGAATAGAGACGAGGACCCATGACCGCACACCTAATTGACGACCCATACCGCCCCGCGCGGCGCAAGACCCGTACCCTGAACATAGGGCATGTGGCTATTGGCGGAGACGCCCCGGTGGTGGTTCAATCCATGACCAACACCGACACCCGTGACGTTGAGGCCACCGTGGCTCAGGTGACCGCTCTGGCTGAAGCCGGATGCGAGATCGTGCGCCTTGCCGTGCTGGATGAGGACGCGGCCCGGGCCATTGGCCCCATTCGCAAGGCTTCCCCCGTGCCGCTGATTGCGGATATTCATTTCGACCATCGTCTGGCCCTGATGGCGCTGGATGCTGGCGTGGATGGACTGCGCATCAACCCTGGTAATATCGGCGGGGCCGAGCCTGTGGACAAGGTTGTGGCTGCGGCCAAGGCCTGCGGTGCCCCGATTCGCATCGGAGTCAACTCCGGGTCCGTGGACAAGAAGCTCTTGAAGAAGTTCGGTGGCCCCACGCCCGAGGCCATGGTGGAAAGTGCCATGGAGCACGTGCGATTGCTGGAGGAACGGGATTTTTTCGATACCAAGATTTCGCTCAAGTCATCGTCGGTGCCCGCCACAATCGCGGCGTATCGCCTGCTGGCCGGGCGCTGTGATTACCCGCTGCACATCGGTGTGACCGAGGCCGGAACTCCGGGACGGGGTACGGTGAAGTCCTCTGTGGGGCTGGGCGTACTGCTCTATGAGGGCATCGGTGATACACTACGAGTCTCGCTGACGGGCGATCCCGTGACCGAGATGGATGTGGCCTGGGAGATTTTGCGTTCATTGAATCTGCGTGCCCGTGGCCCGGAGATTGTCTCGTGCCCCACATGCGGACGCACGGAGATCGGGTTGATACAACTGGCTGAAGAGGTGGAGCGCCACCTGCGCCCGGTGACCGAGGTTTTTACCGTGGCCGTCATGGGGTGCGTGGTCAATGGCCCCGGAGAGGCTCGCGAGGCCGATATCGGCATTGCCGGCGGGCGGGGCATGGGCATCATCTTCCGCAAGGGAGAGGTGGTGCGTAAGATCAAGGGTGAAGAGAACCTGCTGCCTGAATTTTTGAATGAACTGGACATATTTCTCGAAGAACTGAGAAAGGAGAATTCATAGATGCGTTACAGCAACCTGTATGTGCCCACGTTGAAGGAAGCCCCGGCGGATGCCGAGGTCATCAGTCACAAATTGCTTATCCGCGCGGGTATGATCCGTAAGCTGACTTCGGGCATTTACACCTATCTGCCCATGGGGCTTCGCAGCCTGAACAAGGTGGCGACCATCGTGCGCGAGGAAATGAATCGCGCCGGGGCACAGGAGATTTCCATGCCCATGGTCCAGCCAGGTGATCTCTGGGAAGAGACTGGCCGCTGGCAGTTCTACGGCAAGGAACTCTTGCGCATCAAGGACCGCCATGGCCGGGACTACTGTCTCGGACCCACGCATGAAGAGGTCGTGACTGATCTGGTACGTGGCGAGGTCAATTCCTACAAGCAGTTGCCCATCAACCTGTATCAGGTCCAAAGTAAATTCCGCGACGAGATTCGCCCGCGCTTCGGCCTGATGCGTGGCCGCGAATTCGTGATGAAGGATGCCTATTCATTTGATGCAGACGACGCCGGGGCCGAGGCCAGCTACAAGGCCATGTATGCCGCCTACAGCGCTATTTTCGAGCGCCTGGGCCTGACCTTCCGCCCGGTGGAGGCCGATTCCGGCTCCATTGGTGGCAGCTTCTCCCACGAGTTCATGGTCCTGGCCGAAACCGGTGAGGACACCATTGCCGTGTGTTCGGCCTGCGAGTATGCGGCTAACCTGGAGAAAGCCGAGGTGACCGGCGAGGTCAAACCCTGCCTGGATGAAGGCCCGATGATGGTCGAAGTGGCGACTCCCGAGACGCATACCGTCGAGGAAGTGGCCAAGTTCCTGAACGTGCACAAGATGCAGGTCATCAAGACCTTGCTCTTTGACGCCGACGGCGAGGCCGTGGCAGCGCTTGTGCGTGGTGATCGCGAACTGAACGATATCAAATTCAAGAATGCCCTGGACTGTGCTGAACTGACCATGGCCAGCCCCGAGCAGGTTCAGGAATGGACCGGCGCTCCCGTGGGCTTTGCCGGGCCTGTGGGGCTCAAGGTTTCACGCATCCTGGCGGATAACGAGATCAAGGGCGCAACGGACTTTGTTGTCGGTGCCAACAAGGCCGACACCCATCTGCGCCACCTCAACCTTGCCCGCGACGTGGAAGCCGAAGTCCAGTACGCCGACCTGCGCGTCATCACCGAGGACGATCCCTGTCCGCGCTGCGGTGGCCAGTTGACCATGCCCAAGGGTATCGAGGTCGGCCATGTCTTCAAACTGGGGACCAAGTATTCCGAGGCCATGGACGCCAAGTTCCTGGATCAGAACGGCAAGGAACAGCTGATGATCATGGGGTGCTACGGCATCGGCGTGTCCCGTGTGGTGGCTTCCTGCATCGAGCAGAATCATGACGAGAACGGTATCGTGTTTCCGCCGCCGGTTGCTCCGTTTGAAGCCATTGTGCTCTGTCTGGACCCCAAGAAGGAAGAGATTCTGGGCAAGGCCGAGGAAATCTACAACATCATCGAGGCCTCCGGGGCCGATACCCTGTTGGACGACCGAATCGAGCGTCCTGGCGTAAAGTTCAAGGACGCCGATCTGGTGGGCTATCCCATTCAGATCGTTGTGGGCGGCAAGGGGGTCAAGAACGGCATCGTGGAATGCAAGGACCGCCGTACTGGCGAGAAGATCGAGCTTGGACTGGATAACTTCGAGCGCGATTTCGTGGCCTGGCGCCGCGATGTGTGGTGTGGTTGGGGCCTGACCGATGGTGATGCTGACCTGGATTCCTGCAGGTAGCCATGACTGTTGAAGGACTCATCGCCTTGGCCGGGGCCACCGCATTGTTTGCCCTTATTCCCGGTCCCGGCATCATGGCCGTGGTGGCCCAGGCCCTGTCGCGTGGTCTGGGGCCCGCCGTGATGTGGATCACCGGGCAGGTGTTGGGCGACATGATCTATCTGCTCATGGCCATGTTCGGCCTGGGCTGGGTGGCCTCGCAACTGGGTGATGGGTTCATCGTGCTGCGGTATGTAGGGGCCGCGTATCTGATCTGGATGGGGTTCAAGGCCTGGACGGCCAAGCCTCCCTGCGAAAATGTGACAGCTCCACCGGCCCGGGCCGGTGGCCGTTACTTTTTGGGGGGCATGTGTGTTTCGCTGGGCAACCCCAAGGCCATTGCCTTCTACTGCGGTTTTCTGCCTGCGTTCATCGATTTGACGGTGCTGACATCCACGGACGCAGCAACGGTCATTGCCGTCATCTGTCCCATCGTGTTTGTGATTCCTGTCGGATACGCGTGGCTTGCTGCTCGTGGACGCGGCGCGATCCGCACTACGCGAATCTGGAAGATCGCCAACCGCAGCGCCGGGGCGGTGATGATTGGTGCTGGCGCGACAGTGGCGGCGGAGTAGTCCCGTGCCCCATATCTTCGAGGTCACCGAACTGACCGGCGCGGTCAAGGACGTGCTGGAGAGCCAGTTCCCTTTCATCTGGGTTCGGGGGCAGGTCAGCGGTGTCACGCGGCCACCCAGCGGGCATCTCTATTTCACCTTGAAGGATGACCGCGCTCAGCTGTCCGTGGTCTGGTTCAGGAATTCCCGGCGCGAGATCGAAGCTGGGGGCGTGGACCCGGCAACCGGTGAGGTGCTGGAACATGGCTTTGTGCCAGACGTTGACGATGGCATGCAGGTTTTGGTGGCCGGACGCTTGAATGTTTATGAGCCACGCGGAACCTACCAGCTGGTTGCCGAGTTTGTGCAGGAAGAGGGCGTGGGCCAGCTGTATCTTCAGTTTGAGGCCATGAAGGCCAAATTGCAGGCCAAGGGATATTTCGCTGAGGATCGCAAGATGCGACTGCCAACTGCGCCCAAGCGCGTGGCAGTGATTACCGCTCCAACGGGAGCCGCAATTCAGGATTTTCTGCGCATAGCGGACGGGCGTGGAGCGGGTTGCGAGATTCGAATCCACCCTTCCCTGGTGCAGGGTGATCGGGCTCCGGCGCAGATTGCCGCGGCTCTGGATGATGTCTGTGAACAGGGCTGGGCTGATGTCGCGGTGTTGATTCGTGGCGGCGGTTCCATCGAGGACCTGTGGGCCTTCAATACGGAGCCCGTGGCCGATGCCATTCACCGGGCCACGTTGCCGGTGCTGTCTGGAGTCGGACACGAAGTCGATGTGACCATTGCCGATTACGTCGCCGATGCCCGTGCAGCCACGCCCAGCCATGCCGCTCAGATGCTTTGGCCTGAACGGCGCGAATTGATGCAGCGCCTTGATGGACTGGAACTTGCTCTGCTGCGGGCGGGACAGGGGCTTGTCTCCGGACGGGAACGGGCCTTGCGCGCTGAAGAACGTGCTCTGGCCTGGTTGTCTCCGGTGCGGCAGGTGGACCGCTGGCGAGAACGATTTGACGTCGCAGCTCGCGATTTGACTCGGGCCTGGAATGCTTTTTACGAGGGGCGTGCCACGGCTTTGGATGAGGCCGGACGCGGCCTGCTGGCTGCGTATGGTCCGCAGACCATGGAACGCGAGGTTGCTGGGCTGGACGGTCTGGCCGGGCGTCTGGCCATGGCCATGGAAGGGCGGCTGCGTGGCATTGATCGGGACCTGGCTGTGGCTTCGGCCACTCTGATGGCTTTGGACCCGGAGAAACCCCTTGAACGGGGCTATGGGCTGGTGCGAAGTGCCAGAACCGGACGTTATCTACGCAGCGTGGACGAGGTGGCTCCCGGTGATGCGCTGGAAATCCGCGTACGTGATGGGCACCTTGGTGCTGATGTGACACGAATCAATAAGGACGATTGATGTTTATATTCCGGGCCGCTCTGTGCCTGTTGTTGATGTTGCTGACGATGACCTCTGCCGTTTGGGCTGGAGTGCGGTTGGAATGCCCGGATAAGGTCTCGCAGGGCGAGCCGTTTTATGTGCGTGTCGTTTCCGATGAACCTGTGGAGATTGTGCGCCTGTTCTGGGGTCCTATGACCGTCGATGCTACGGTGCGCAGTGAAGCAGGAGCCTGGGTGGCTTTGGCCATGCTGGGAACCGGCTCCATGGCCAAGCCTGGAATTGGTCAGGTCAAGGCCAGCATCCAAGGCTCCGATGGCCCGCGCGAGTTGACTCGTGCTGTACGCATCACGTCGCGCAAATTTGCGGAGCAGCGCCTGAAAGTGGCTAAAAAGATGGTCAACCTGAGTCAGGCGCAGCTGGACCGCCATTATCGTGAGAAGGCACGGGTCAAGAAAGCCATGGCGGACATCTCCCCGGAGCGATTCTGGAACGGGCAGTTCCTGCGTCCGATCCCTGGTGGAATTTCCAGCACCTACGGCTTGCGGCGTATTTTCAATGGTGAGCCGCGCAAGCCGCATGCCGGGGTGGACTTTCGGGGCAAGAAAGGCACGCCGATCAAGGCTGTTGCTCCGGGTGAAGTTGTCCTGACGGGGAGTCATTATTTTTCCGGCAATGTGGTTTATGTTGACCACGGGCTGGGGGTGGTTAGCGTATACTGCCACCTGTCCGCCATTGATGTGGCGGAAGGGCAGTTCGTGTCTGCCGGTCAGGTATTGGGCAAAGTCGGCTCCACAGGCCGCGTTACCGGCCCACATCTGCATTTTGGACTGTCGGTATTGGGGCAGTATGTGGACCCCATGCCGTTGATCGAAGGCAGGATTACTCCATAGGAGGGCGTTTTTAGCGACCCATAAAATGGATCTGCGATGTGAGCTGCGGCGACTGTGGCGGCAGGAATGGTTGATTTTGTGTATGACTGTCCCGAGACATGTTTTTGAGGACGAAGAATATGGCAAAGAAGAAACAGGATTTTGAAACGCGCTTGGCGCGGCTGCAAAAAATCGTGGAGTCATTGGAAGCTGGTGAGCTGGCGCTGGAAGACGGCGTCACCCTGTTCAAGGAAGGCGTGGAGCTGGCAGGCTCGTGCCGAGAACAGTTGGAGAAGGCCCGCAACGAGGTCAAGCTGCTCACGGATGGCAAGCTCAAGGATTTCCGTACGGAGGAAGATGATGTCTGATGTTGATGTAAAAAAGACGTTGGCCAACTATGCGGCTGGCGTTGAGAAATACTTGGAGACCTGCCTGAAGGATCGGGGCATTACCCCCAGACTTCAGGAGGCCATGGAGTACAGCCTGATGGCGGGGGGCAAGCGCCTGCGCCCGGTGCTGTGCCTGATCTGGGCCGAGATTGCGGGCATCGAGTCTGCCAAGGTCATGCCCTTTGCTGCGGCTATCGAGTGCATCCATACCTACTCGTTGATCCACGACGATTTGCCTGCCATGGATGATGATGATCTCAGGCGTGGCAAGCCCACCAACCATAAGGTCTATGGCGAGGCCACTGCCATTTTGGCTGGCGACGCGCTTCTGACCGAAGCCTTCGGCATGATGCTCAATGTCAGTGATGTCCCGGCGGAGCGTGTGCTTCAGGCCGCGTCCATCATGGCTTATGGCGCGGGTTCCAACGGTATGGTTGGCGGCCAGCAGATCGATATGGACCTGACGGGAAAGGACGGAGTTGAACTTCAGGAATTGCAGCAGATGCATGCCCTGAAGACCGGGGCGCTGATTACAGCGTCTTGTTTGTCCGGTTGCATTCTGGGGGGCGGCGATGAGGACGACATGAAAGCTGCCATGGAATGGGGCAAGAATGTTGGCATGGCCTTCCAGATTGCGGATGACATCCTGGATGTGGTTGGCGACGAAAAAGAGCTTGGCAAGCCCGTGGGCAGCGATCAGGAGCAGGGTAAGAATACGTATCCCTCCATGATCGGCCTGGAAGAGAGCAAGAATCTCGCCGTGCAGGTGGCTGCCACGGCCAATTTGGAAATCAAGAATTATTCCGGAGCACAGGCCGACTTCCTGCGCCATCTGGCTGCGTATATCGTACAGCGAACCAGCTAGTTGAGTGAAGGCCCAACCCGCTTGAGCGGGTACTGAGGGCGATAGTATTTGCACCGTAGCATTCAGGGACGAGTATCAATGAGTATCGACAATGATTCCCAAGGCATTTTGCAGGGCCTGAAGTGCCCGGCGGATGTGCAGGATCTGGATTCCAAGCAGTTGGTGACGCTGGCTGCGGAAATGCGCGAGGTGATCATCGACACCGTAGCCGCCAACGGTGGCCATCTGGCACCGTCGCTGGGCGTGGTTGAGTTGACCCTGGCTTTGCTCAAGGTCTTTGATCCTGCAGAGGACAAAGTCGTTTGGGATGTCGGCCATCAGGCCTACGGCTACAAGTTGCTGACCGGTCGCGCTGCGAATTTCGGTACGTTGCGGACCATGGGCGGAGTGAGCGGTTTTCCCAAGATGAGTGAAAGCCGTTACGACCATTTTGGTGTCGGCCATTCGTCCACATCCATTTCCGCTGCTGTGGGCATGGCCAAGGCTCGTGACCTGGCGGGCAAGGACAACAAGGTTGTTGCCGTGATCGGTGATGGCTCCATGACCGCGGGATTGGCCTATGAAGGGCTGAACCAGGCTGGTGATTTGGGCTCTGACCTTGTGGTGGTCCTCAATGATAACGAGATGTCCATCTCGCGCAATGTGGGAGCACTCTCGCAGTTCTTCTCCAGAAATCTGACCAAGAGTTGGATGGTGCGTTTCAAGAAGGATGTCGAATCGCTGCTCAAGCACGTTCCCAAGATCGGTGGCGACTTGGCCGAGTATGCCCGCAAATCCGAAGAAGCCTTTAAGCACTTCTTTACTCCGGGGATGTTGTTCGAGGCCTTCAGGTTCAACTATCTCGGGCCATTTGATGGGCATAATATCGATGGTCTGGCTGGTGTTTTCCAGCAGGTTCGCGAACTCAAAGGCCCCATTCTGGTGCACGTGTTGACCCAGAAGGGCAAAGGCTATGAGCCTGCTGAGACCAATCCGACCTATTTCCACGGTGTGGGCTGTTTTGAGCCGGAAACCGGTGAAGCCAAGAAGTTTGGCCCCTGCGCCCTGGCTTCCTATACAGATGTCTTTGGCGAGACCTTGATCCGGCAGGCTGAGACGGACGAACGCATTGTGGCTATCACAGCCGCCATGCCCGAAGGCACGGGCCTGAATAAATTCGCGGATCGTTTTCCTGACCGATTCATTGACGTGGGCATCTGTGAACAGCATGCGGTGACCTTTGCCGCAGGCCTCGCTACCCAGGGGTTCAAGCCCGTGGTGGCGATTTATTCGACCTTCATGCAGCGCTCTTACGATCAGATCGTTCACGATGTCTGTCTGCAGAACCTGCCTGTGACTTTGTGTCTGGATCGTGGTGGTTTGGTGGGGGAAGACGGTCCCACTCACCATGGAGCTTTTGATATTTCCCTGCTGCGTCATATTCCCAATCTGGTGAGTATGGCGCCCAAGGATGAGGCAGAGTTGGCGCAGATGCTGGCAACGGCCATGGCCCATGACGGACCGGTTGCCTTGCGCTATCCCCGTGGCGTAGGTGTTGGTGCGACTCCGGCGGAAAGTCCCGAGCCGTTGCCCTTGGGCGAAGGCGAGTTGCTGCGCGACGGTGAAGATGCAGTCATTCTCGCTCTGGGGAGCCGGGTTCATCCCAGCCTGGAAGCGGCTGTAGAGATCGAGGCTGAAACGGGCAAGAAGGTTGCCGTCTTCAACACACGCTTTGTGCGTCCGTTGCCCGTCGATCAGATCGTCGAGTTGGCCGGGCGCTTCAAGACCGTTATTACGGTTGAAGAGAACGCATTGGCTGGCGGTTTCGGTTCCGCCGTGTTGGAAACATTGGCTGATCAGGGCGTGAACAACGTTTCCGTCCTGCGTCTCGGTTTACCCGATGCCTTTGTGGAACACGGCAAGCAGAAGGAACTGCGGGCGTCTCTGGGGATCGATAAGGCAGGTATCAAGAAGGCTGTGCTTAATTTGTTTTATGAATAGTTTCTCATGGTTGTTGATAGAGTTCCGATTGGTGTTGTGAAAGTAAGTTTGGAT is part of the Desulfovibrio ferrophilus genome and harbors:
- a CDS encoding pirin family protein, which gives rise to MRREIKQIFEGEPVTEGAGVRLRRVFGYYEASLFDPFLMMDDFRAEKPEDYIKGFPWHPHRGIETITYVLGGEVEHGDSLGNKGTIGTGDVQWMTAGSGIIHQEMPKGDESGAMLGFQLWANLPAVDKMMAPRYRGITAVEIPEVVQTDGTVIKVIAGNVDGVGGPVADVVIDPEYLDCTVPTGVEFVHSVPRGHTAFVYVIGGQGSVNGSPVKNRMLVLFDDGDELALSAADDSLRFLLVSGKPLKEPIAWRGPIVMNTQQELELAFREFQEGTFVKHG
- a CDS encoding phosphoadenosine phosphosulfate reductase family protein, which translates into the protein MENHKRIISELYSPDPGGPTLDGKIAEVVACVDSAIAAVGPDGLAVAWTGGKDSTLVLHLVRERLAELAPGASLRAISIDTGCKFPQVVAFRDALAREWDVQLTIARPEVDMAGYPVAHDKAACCHDLKVLPLNRAIKETGIQLLLTGIRADEHPSRAMRPAVEAVAEPAHLRLHPLLHFSEMDVWSFIMDRGLPVCPLYQQGYRSLGCMPCTVLPGTGQGERSGRDQDKESMMDTLHSLGYF
- the ispG gene encoding flavodoxin-dependent (E)-4-hydroxy-3-methylbut-2-enyl-diphosphate synthase, yielding MTAHLIDDPYRPARRKTRTLNIGHVAIGGDAPVVVQSMTNTDTRDVEATVAQVTALAEAGCEIVRLAVLDEDAARAIGPIRKASPVPLIADIHFDHRLALMALDAGVDGLRINPGNIGGAEPVDKVVAAAKACGAPIRIGVNSGSVDKKLLKKFGGPTPEAMVESAMEHVRLLEERDFFDTKISLKSSSVPATIAAYRLLAGRCDYPLHIGVTEAGTPGRGTVKSSVGLGVLLYEGIGDTLRVSLTGDPVTEMDVAWEILRSLNLRARGPEIVSCPTCGRTEIGLIQLAEEVERHLRPVTEVFTVAVMGCVVNGPGEAREADIGIAGGRGMGIIFRKGEVVRKIKGEENLLPEFLNELDIFLEELRKENS
- a CDS encoding proline--tRNA ligase, whose product is MRYSNLYVPTLKEAPADAEVISHKLLIRAGMIRKLTSGIYTYLPMGLRSLNKVATIVREEMNRAGAQEISMPMVQPGDLWEETGRWQFYGKELLRIKDRHGRDYCLGPTHEEVVTDLVRGEVNSYKQLPINLYQVQSKFRDEIRPRFGLMRGREFVMKDAYSFDADDAGAEASYKAMYAAYSAIFERLGLTFRPVEADSGSIGGSFSHEFMVLAETGEDTIAVCSACEYAANLEKAEVTGEVKPCLDEGPMMVEVATPETHTVEEVAKFLNVHKMQVIKTLLFDADGEAVAALVRGDRELNDIKFKNALDCAELTMASPEQVQEWTGAPVGFAGPVGLKVSRILADNEIKGATDFVVGANKADTHLRHLNLARDVEAEVQYADLRVITEDDPCPRCGGQLTMPKGIEVGHVFKLGTKYSEAMDAKFLDQNGKEQLMIMGCYGIGVSRVVASCIEQNHDENGIVFPPPVAPFEAIVLCLDPKKEEILGKAEEIYNIIEASGADTLLDDRIERPGVKFKDADLVGYPIQIVVGGKGVKNGIVECKDRRTGEKIELGLDNFERDFVAWRRDVWCGWGLTDGDADLDSCR
- a CDS encoding LysE family translocator; this translates as MTVEGLIALAGATALFALIPGPGIMAVVAQALSRGLGPAVMWITGQVLGDMIYLLMAMFGLGWVASQLGDGFIVLRYVGAAYLIWMGFKAWTAKPPCENVTAPPARAGGRYFLGGMCVSLGNPKAIAFYCGFLPAFIDLTVLTSTDAATVIAVICPIVFVIPVGYAWLAARGRGAIRTTRIWKIANRSAGAVMIGAGATVAAE
- the xseA gene encoding exodeoxyribonuclease VII large subunit produces the protein MPHIFEVTELTGAVKDVLESQFPFIWVRGQVSGVTRPPSGHLYFTLKDDRAQLSVVWFRNSRREIEAGGVDPATGEVLEHGFVPDVDDGMQVLVAGRLNVYEPRGTYQLVAEFVQEEGVGQLYLQFEAMKAKLQAKGYFAEDRKMRLPTAPKRVAVITAPTGAAIQDFLRIADGRGAGCEIRIHPSLVQGDRAPAQIAAALDDVCEQGWADVAVLIRGGGSIEDLWAFNTEPVADAIHRATLPVLSGVGHEVDVTIADYVADARAATPSHAAQMLWPERRELMQRLDGLELALLRAGQGLVSGRERALRAEERALAWLSPVRQVDRWRERFDVAARDLTRAWNAFYEGRATALDEAGRGLLAAYGPQTMEREVAGLDGLAGRLAMAMEGRLRGIDRDLAVASATLMALDPEKPLERGYGLVRSARTGRYLRSVDEVAPGDALEIRVRDGHLGADVTRINKDD
- a CDS encoding M23 family metallopeptidase; the protein is MFIFRAALCLLLMLLTMTSAVWAGVRLECPDKVSQGEPFYVRVVSDEPVEIVRLFWGPMTVDATVRSEAGAWVALAMLGTGSMAKPGIGQVKASIQGSDGPRELTRAVRITSRKFAEQRLKVAKKMVNLSQAQLDRHYREKARVKKAMADISPERFWNGQFLRPIPGGISSTYGLRRIFNGEPRKPHAGVDFRGKKGTPIKAVAPGEVVLTGSHYFSGNVVYVDHGLGVVSVYCHLSAIDVAEGQFVSAGQVLGKVGSTGRVTGPHLHFGLSVLGQYVDPMPLIEGRITP
- a CDS encoding exodeoxyribonuclease VII small subunit; the protein is MAKKKQDFETRLARLQKIVESLEAGELALEDGVTLFKEGVELAGSCREQLEKARNEVKLLTDGKLKDFRTEEDDV